In Bremerella alba, one DNA window encodes the following:
- a CDS encoding TrkA C-terminal domain-containing protein: MASFLPIISLFLVIVISLMVVRIATIALVLTGISHQLAQFQARSAFTGAGFTTSESDKVTQHPVRRKIIMLLMLLGNAGIVTAVSSLMLSFVNTGDEHPVSIWIRFGSLGIGLGILWFITQSEWLDKRLNNLVEWALRRWTDLEVADYSNLLHLGNGFMVVEMIVQEDDWLVKGDLSGLRLSEEGVLVLGIERPGVDYIGVPRGHTQLQADDTVILYGPRDILTNLDERRAGSTGNWDHHKAVDKQLQAQREQAELEQEA; encoded by the coding sequence ATGGCATCGTTTCTGCCCATCATCTCACTCTTTCTGGTCATTGTGATCTCATTAATGGTCGTTCGCATTGCGACCATCGCTTTGGTGCTGACAGGCATCTCGCACCAGTTGGCGCAATTTCAAGCTCGATCCGCATTCACCGGGGCAGGCTTTACGACATCGGAATCGGACAAAGTGACGCAGCATCCGGTGCGACGAAAGATCATCATGCTGCTGATGCTTCTGGGGAACGCCGGGATCGTGACGGCCGTTAGCTCGCTGATGCTTTCGTTTGTGAACACCGGCGACGAACACCCCGTAAGCATCTGGATTCGCTTCGGTTCATTGGGTATCGGCTTAGGGATCTTATGGTTCATCACTCAAAGCGAGTGGCTCGATAAGCGTTTGAATAACCTGGTCGAATGGGCCTTGCGTCGTTGGACCGATTTGGAAGTGGCCGACTACTCGAATCTATTGCACCTGGGCAACGGTTTTATGGTGGTGGAAATGATCGTCCAGGAAGATGACTGGCTCGTCAAAGGCGACCTGTCCGGCCTGCGGCTTTCAGAAGAAGGAGTCTTAGTCTTGGGTATCGAACGCCCCGGGGTCGACTATATCGGAGTTCCCCGCGGTCACACGCAACTGCAAGCCGACGACACGGTCATTCTGTACGGCCCGCGTGATATTCTGACAAACCTCGATGAACGCCGCGCCGGATCGACGGGCAACTGGGATCACCATAAAGCGGTCGATAAACAGCTGCAAGCCCAGCGCGAGCAGGCCGAGCTCGAGCAAGAAGCGTAA
- a CDS encoding DUF3616 domain-containing protein translates to MQQLALWTFRGDILHPNNISAIVVIDDGQYLAIAGDEGASVQILRRRAPGDYDVDGIIDLKDQLEDKKSEIDIEGLAFSDFRLYVLGSHSKKREKLNPKRTQKHNRDRLKQRDKQPDRQGLFEIKYLGRGKFSDKVKPCDLLPTLKENDLLAPFLAIPSKENGIDLEGLAAEGDDLLVGFRGPVLREGLVPILKLDFDKPEKADVLLVDLGGRGIRDLVRTNSDYLILAGPMRDEPLSYRIYQWNGKDAIPGRDCDQANLPRNLGEVPLPHFGAKPEGLGLVEETEAYFDVVLVCDSSSNGSPTVLRIAKPILVSP, encoded by the coding sequence ATGCAACAACTGGCCCTGTGGACCTTTCGAGGCGACATCCTTCACCCGAATAATATCAGTGCGATCGTGGTCATCGACGACGGCCAGTATTTGGCAATCGCCGGCGACGAAGGCGCGTCGGTTCAAATCCTCCGCCGTCGTGCTCCCGGCGACTACGATGTCGATGGGATCATCGACTTGAAGGACCAACTGGAAGACAAAAAATCGGAAATAGATATCGAAGGATTAGCGTTTAGCGACTTCCGCTTGTACGTGCTGGGGTCTCACTCGAAGAAGCGAGAGAAACTCAATCCAAAACGAACACAGAAGCACAACCGCGATCGTTTGAAACAGCGCGACAAGCAGCCAGACCGGCAAGGATTGTTCGAGATCAAATACCTGGGCAGGGGGAAGTTCTCTGACAAGGTGAAGCCGTGCGACTTGCTGCCCACGCTGAAGGAAAACGATCTGCTCGCTCCTTTCCTGGCGATCCCCAGCAAAGAGAACGGCATCGACCTAGAAGGACTCGCTGCCGAGGGCGACGACCTGCTGGTCGGGTTTCGGGGGCCTGTCTTACGAGAAGGCCTGGTACCTATTCTTAAGCTTGACTTCGACAAACCGGAAAAAGCCGACGTCCTGCTGGTCGATCTCGGCGGACGTGGTATTCGCGACCTGGTGCGAACCAACAGCGACTATCTTATTCTGGCGGGTCCAATGCGGGACGAACCCCTTTCTTACAGGATCTACCAATGGAATGGTAAGGATGCGATCCCAGGCCGTGACTGCGATCAAGCGAACCTTCCACGAAACCTGGGTGAAGTCCCCTTGCCGCATTTTGGTGCCAAGCCGGAAGGGCTCGGACTGGTCGAAGAGACCGAGGCCTACTTCGATGTCGTTCTGGTCTGCGATAGCTCTTCCAATGGTAGCCCGACGGTGCTGCGAATCGCGAAACCCATTCTTGTTTCGCCGTAG